ccccaaagcccctcccacatccaaactcgcTTCCAGAGCCCatgccctgcaccctctcctatgccccaactcccagccctaagccccctcccacatccaaactccctccctattagttaaccagaatttttTACTTACCCTCATTTTCCCCCAACATTGCCAGataaaaagcttttactgtacaaAGAAGCTGCATCTAGTTTTCTTGTGCCTTTGTCTGACTTTTTTCTGTAGGTAATTGATGAACTAGAAGACAAAATGAATGAAGGTGGAGTTATTGTTGATTATCATGGCTGTGACTTCTTCCCAGAACGTTGGTTTCATATAGTATTTGTACTTCGCACTGAAAACTCATTTCTGTACGACAGACTTGAAAGCAGGTAAATCAGTGGAGTAAATGAAGGTGAATTATCATGCAGATTCATAGGAGCCTTTCAAGAATATAAATTCAGGGTTTTGTATAAAATAAGGATATAAAGTCctcttattttttatatatataaaatctgtgttttttgtttttgtgttagaGGGTACAAAGGGAAAAAACTACAGGACAACATTCAATGTGAGATTTTCCAGACTATTTATGAAGAGGCAATGTCATCTTATAAGGAAGAAATTGTACACCAGTTGCCTAGTAACACGCCAGAGGACCTGGAGCGGAATTTAGACCAGATTGTACAGTGGATTGAGCAGTGGATGAAAGACAACAACTGAAATTTGAGGAAAAAGGAACATGTTGGACTTTTTTTCCCCAGGTTATTCTGACCATTCAATAAATGAAATTTGTAATTGTGGCATGGCTAACTAACCTTTCTTTGTTCAGTTGCACTTCAGGGACTATGATTTTTTAATCTGAGAAACTGAGGAATTATAATAATGATTGATCATACTGATGAATCTGATATGGTTAAAATAATGCCAACCACTGAAGGATGGATTTTGTCCTGAGAGGAGCTGGGATCTATATTATAAAATGGTCATAGAGGGAAGTCAGGAGCACACATAGGCTGTTCTTACATTAGAGAAAGCTCCAGACTACAATGGAGTGAGTATATATTTGAAAGCTTATGTTCATGGTAGGTAATGTGAAATGCATGACTTTTGTGAGCTGTTTTCAAATGCTAAGATATTTTAAAACAGCAGAAGCTTCTTCATAGCATAGAGGAGCATATCATCAAATATTTCTCCATACCGTAAACCATTGCTCATTTTATGTTGATTAAAAGTCACCCAAAGTGAATAAAATAAAGTTTTTGTGAATGGAAGGTTTAAAGAAGCAGCAGTATATGATTTTGTGGAAAGGGGAATGTGAATTACTGTTTGGGGACAGATGTAAGTGACTACAGTGAAACCTGAGCTTGACAGCCTGTGGTCATCTGTCATAATGGCCAGTTAAATGTCAGTCCCTGCAAGAATTCCTCTTTATTAATTGTACTGCGTTATTCATCCAGCTGTTATTACAGCTACAATACTAGCAGACTCCTTGCTCGTCATTATTTATAGGTTTCACTGTACCTGTTTgagtggctggggggaaggaaatgATGTGATTGGACTCTGTTAACAAAGATCTGTGTGAAAGGATAGCATTAAACCCATCCAAATTAATCTTGTTTGTTCATGGTGGGTTGTGAGCCCTCTGAGCCAGATCCTGCAAGTGACATTCCCACTGAACACAATGGGAGTGTTGCTTGAATAAGGACTACAGAATCTTACAAGAGGAAGAAACTGCCAGAGTTGCTTAAAGTTATCACCTGCTCGAAGAGGAAAAATGTCTTAACTGGTTGTTTGCATTATAGTCCTTCAAATCAATCTGAACAAGTTCTGTGTGTACTTCCATAAAGcaaattttggcttttttttgttttttttttgtaaagtatTTTTTGAACATGAAAATTAAAGTACATTAATATAAAAAGCGTTAATGGGTCTATTTTACTTACATTCCACAAATCTAATGCAACATCTAGAACTATAgtctcaggggaaaaaagtgggtTGGTAGAGACATGTAACTTGTATACCTCTACATCTATTTTAGCCTTTTATCTTCTATGCGAACATCACTAGCCATTAATAGCTCATTGATGGAGCATCCCATGGAGTTCAAAATATTCAATGTCTCCTGTGCTATAAGAATTGTCATAGGACATCAGGCCGATGGCTCATCCAATGTTGAATCCAGTCTCTGAAaggggccagcaccagatgcatTAGAAGTTATAAGAAGCCATATATACAATAGGCAGTTAGGGAATCCACTCTGCAGGGGGAGCTTTTAACCTTTTGGCTATAAGCTGAAGTATCAGCAATTGCATATACACCATCTCTGTGTCTCTCCTGTGGCCCAGCAGGTAATAAATGCTAAGACGGCAGTTGGGTGCCAGGCTGAGCTCTGCCCATGCCCTCACTGCCACAATCTCCTGGCTGCTTTCTGCCTGCGGGCTCACCCACGGCTCTGGGGCATGAGGGGAGCATCACGACCTGCCTTCCCCCGGTGCTTTCGctctcccgccctgccccactcctACCCTGGCTAAGGCCCCACACGGAAAGCCATGCAGAGCGCCTGCCGGGGGGCGGCGCTGattgaggccctgcccccgagGGAGTGACCGCGCTGCAGGTACTCGCAGGCGGGGGACGAGGAAACGCGGGCGGTTGCGGAGCGTAGAGACCCAGGTTCGTGGGCCGCGGAGTGGTCGCAGTCTCCCGGTGGCTGCTGCCGGGCCTGTCCCGACGGGTGCGAGGAGCTCCGCGGGGTTTCCCGCCGCTGGGCTCGAACGGGCCCTGGCATCCTGCCTGGAAGGGGCAGCAGCGGCGCCGCCTGGGGCGGTtcccccgggccgggctgggaaTGCAGCACACGGGAGCCTGCGAGGGGTGCGGCTGGGCTGCAGGGTTGGGCGCTCCAGGGAGGCTGCTGAGGGgaaaggttggggagctgggggcaggaggaggaaggcCAGAGAGGCCTTTTTGGAGGTAGAGTGCAGGCGGTGGGTTTGGTAATAAAACAAGGTTTGCACAATTGGAAGCAGCAATACCCACTGGGTGCTGTAGGCGCACAGGTTTCAGGGTCTGCCAGGCGCTCTGGGGTCAGGGCTGATGGGTAGCATGGGGGATGCTGCACAGCTTGAGTGCGGGGACTGCGCTCCTCTGTACACAGGTGTGATTATTTTCCTCGCTCTCTAGGAGAAATCACACGTGTGCACAGGGGAGTGCAAAGGGTTTGATTTCTTGAGTGTTAGTTAATGGCATTGCCCACTTCCTGGAATTAGGTGCTTCATCACTAGAGCCATCTACTTTTTTCACTCCTGCACGTTGACCAGAATATCTTTTTTGGCCCTGACTTTCAATAtcttactgctattcaaaagtgTCCTGCAAAAGGAGAAACATTGGTCTTGTAATCCTTTTGTTGGTGTTAGGATGTGTAAAGAAGACTTGAAAAGGTTAACAGTTGTCtatattttaaattagaaattcAGGACCTGTTTACACTGGAACACTCTCTCTCCTTGTATCtagctggattttttttatacCTGTGGTTTCCCTCAGGTGCAGCAGAGAAAGCAGTTGTGTAGACAAAGCTTAGGTAGGCTCAGACATTAAAAATGAGCTCACTAAAAATGCCTGAGCCTTGTCTATGCTGCAGCTTTCATCCATTCCACTGGTAATGGAGCTACACAGCTAGGATTTTTCAGACCTTTAATTCCCAATGTAAACAAAGCCACATAGTCCTTTAGATTAGACATGACTTGAATTTTTAGTGTAAAAACAGGCagaggaaaaataatttttaaaaatgccttttgACCTTTATAaattttaaagaacaaaaaagtgcacaaacctagtttaaaaaaaactttagttGTCTGTGCACCTCTTGTGAAACTTCCTACTAACTGAACAATAACTGACTACAACTGCCTTACAGCGACCTGTGagctttaatatttttattcaggCTGATAGAAAAATGAGCTATCATGTTCTTAACATAGCTGCTTATATACAGAGGGCTGCCTACGGATGGCTCTCAGAAGTTGTGTTTTTATATTCTAAATAAGCCTCTTTCACAATAGGTATAAATCATGGTTTGTAACCCGGTAAAGTATTCAATTGTGATTACTGGGCAGTTTCAGCTCTGTGATACATGCTGGACTGGACCTCATCACAGCACTGTCACAACAGTTTATTCACTGTGGTATTTCTAATGTGCCCTTCGCCATAATAACTAAGTATCATTTTATCTTTCTAGGTGTCCTGTGTAAAGAGTAGGAATTTACCCTATATAGCGTATCTGTTCTAGTTTTATAACTTTGAGTCTAATAAGAAGTAACTGATTAGAGACAGACTTTGCTGATTACCCTCTTTCAAACAGCCAGGTGTATGTTGAGAGTTTCTTTTTCAACACATAGATGAGTTTCTAAGCAGTGTGGTGCAATTTTAAACTTTACATATTTGTTCAGTGGGCCACTCAACTAACattactgaaaaaaataatccATTAGTCTGTCAAAAAATACTGTAAATAGAAATTTAATTAGGTTTGCTAATGAATAAACATTTAACAAGTCAATATTCATACACTATCCAGTATGCACACTATCCAGTAGGCTGTCCATCTGAATTATTgattctagagcagtggttctcaaagttcattgcaccatgacccacTTCTGAtcaaaaaattactacatgaccccaggagtggggaccaaagcctgagcccgcccaagccccCCTATCCCATGTGTGGGTCCAAAGAcagagcccaagccctgccaaACCAGGCCGGGGAGCCAAAACCGaagcagagctcaggcttcagctttggtccTGGGCGGTAGGACTCAGACTtcgacttcagccctgggccccagcaagtcttaacgccagccctggcaaccccattggAACGgagttgtgacccactttggggtcccaacccgcagtttgagaactgctgttctaGAGTAtctgttttggtctgtgttgctACTTTCTGCTCACAAGAAAAGATGAAGCTCTGCATTACCAGTATACCtggaggcagaatttggcctttgatTTTCTTGCCTTGCAGTCTCAGCATGATCTTCTGTGTTTTCTGGTTGCAGGATGCTGTTTCAGTTGGGAGGaattcaaaatatatttaaaatgtgacTGGAGTTTACacaattttattaattaaaataatccaGGACTATCTATCACTGTGTTTCTTCCATGAGAGAAGATAAGGAGACAGGGTTGGCAGGAAGAATTGAGTTTGTAAACCAAATAAGTAGCAGCAGTTGAGTTTGGAAGCTTGGAGATAAATTGTTTTCTGATTCTTAATTTCTAGCGCTAGACATCATGGTGATGGGCACAATGGAAATGCCTAAAAGATAAATGGTGACCTCCCTTTTCTTAGAAAAAAATCCTGGGATTAGTGGTTCCAACATCTATCAAATTATTATTAAATCATATTGAAAATTAAGAGAGGTAAAGTCCAAATTAGTGGGCTATAATTTAGAAATGTTTACATCAGCTTGCAACTATTGTAGTGTTGAAAATGTTACCAAGTCAGCTGGTGTTGACATTTCaacatgctaaaaataatatacacagaGTGAAGGTGATCTGTGACTAAAGAAAGGATATAAAGCTTTTCCTCTTTATAAAGGTTTAATTGTTTTTACAAATTAAATGTCTATCACTGAACAAGCCTCAACTGAaaatagtattaaattgtttaaaactaaaTCCATTAAATTTAGTTTTAGACAGTTCAGAAGGGAATAATTTTTCTTATACTTCTACTGTACATGAATTACTTGGGCATGAACTAAATGTTAGACACTTCAGAAAACTTGATGTGACTTTTGTACCTAGTGAATTGTAAACCTAATAATACTTCCTCtttactgccttttttttttttttaaagtaaagaaaCCTGGTGAGTAGGTAGGTAGGCGTGTTCTCTTGTGCCTTGTTGGCAGAGACCAGAACACTGATATGCTTTTATGTTATTAGAAACATACTTTGAACAAACTGAAAATACCTGCTGCTTTTGTGTCAGTTAAAACCGATCTATTGGTTTAATTGTAGATTCAAGTCACCAGAATTACTCCTGCTTACCTACCAGGTAATTTTATGGACAAATAACTTAGATTGTCTTAGTGTGTTTTGTTCATGTGCACAGTAGACATTTTCTGGGATCCTGAACATGGTGTTGGAAAACACGGGGACTCTAAAAACACAAGATTTTTCACTTCATCTCAGACAAAGTACTACGTTCCCTTCTGTACTGCTACTTTGTTTGAGGATCTTTTCCCTTTCAAAATAGGTATATAGAGTTCTGAAGAAGACATCGTTCGCATTGCCAATGAGTGAGGTGTTCACATTACAAAGcaaacaggaggagagagactCGGAAGGTGAAGAGGATGACATGACACGTGGAGACTTGGGAAATGGACTTGGTAGAAGGCCTGGTGGTGTCTATGAAATGGAAGGTTTAAATGTGCACACATTTAGATCTAGGAAAGGGTCTGATAAGATCTTCAGTCCCCTTCTGCTAAAGAAAGGGGAAGAAAGTGATGCTGCAATTTTTCACTATTCAAAATGCAATGGTTTGTATGATGTGTCATCCAAAAAGCCTGGGATAAGTGGCATTACTAGATGCAGCCGACAAAATAGTTCTGGTAAGACTAACTTTTAGTTAATTATTTGCCCCTAAAGTTTCTCTGTTTGTGAAATTGAGAAAATAATCTACCTCACAAGAGTGTTATGAAGCTTTATTCAAAATGTTTCTAAAACATTTTGAGAACctctaatgaaatatttttaagacGTGCCTGTAATGTTTGCACAATACATTGGTAACTGATATAATCTTAAAAGTTAGTGTTGTAGTCTTTCGAGCTCATGTCATGTCACCGTAAAGTTAGTCACCTTTAGCAGTCTAATAATGCTTAAGAATTTTAGTTATGCTGCTTATATTTTCTGATACTGCTCTGCAGTGCTGAGATATTTTTATGACAAACAGAATGAAGAATATGTTGACTGTGAATTGctgaataaaaatgtttatttacaTTAGACTTTTGGGAGTTGATTTAGCATGATATACACTGAACTATTGTATaaatacagccaaatgcattaGACTTTAATTTCAGTTTAGTTTGGGGATGGTCTCAGCTCTCCCTCCAGCCTCTTCAAATGCTATGTTGAAGCTATATTGGATTTTTCCCTTCCAGCTACTGGTCCTATGACCCCTCTTTAATGGGGTCATTGAAAGTGAGGTTTGACAAAGAGATCAGGaaataagggggtggggggagaagcagacTAATTTTCTTTGCTtatgggggggatagctcagtggtttgagcattggcctgctaaacccagggttgtgagttcaatccttgagcaggccatttagggatcaggggaactgtcagggacagtacttggtccagttggtgaaggcaggggactggactcaatgacctttcaaggttccttccagttctatgagataggcacatctccatatattattaatattattattttattattattttttaatggagGAATTGGAATGACACAGTCCTGTTCCACTTCCTTGTGTCTGTAAGCTGCTTAAGTACATCATCCCTGAAATAATATCTAAAATTTAGTTTCCAACTAAATATCAAACATCTATGCTTGATATTTCATTGAAATTATAGTTCAGGAACAATCTCACCCTTAAAAAGTCACTCTACAGCATTTGAAGCTCTCTGTTTTCTTATTATTAGTCTTGAATTTTATATAAAGGTGGCAATGCTGTGAATATAGTCAACCGTTAGtgcttctccttcccccccccccttcaaataTCTTTTTAGTTATTCTTACTACCCCCAACTGAGTGTTTCCTTCTTTGGTGTTCTAGTGACTCTGGCTCACTCACTCCAACATAAACCAAACTGTCCAACATAATTGCTCTTTTGTTGGTGTCAGCAGGACCAGTGTGAAATTTATGAGACTTGTGCAATCCCAGTCAATTTCACAATGCTTCTGCTTGCACCCTAAGTGATAAGAGTCTGTGCAATGAGCTCCATGCAAGCAGAGCTTGAGTCCACATGGAACCATGTTGAATTCACTGGGCCTCTGCATAGGGGTCTACCTATGTGGAATGGAGGTCACTGAAGGATTAGGGCATAGGCAGTTGCCCATAATAAGCACCTGTATGAGTTGAATGAGTGGATCCAGTGTAGTGCTTCCTTCCGTGTACTCCTGCAAGGCTTCATGCAAGTCATCCACACTCTATGCAATTAGAGTTCTTGAACACCTGGTAGCTAGTTGTtgtcttgttttttaaatgttgaaaacttaaaacactttttttcatAAATATACAGGAAAAATGAAAATGCATTTGGAGGAAGAGTGATTTTTTGGTAAAAGGAAACACTTGAAATTAATTTATTCTCTGTGTGGCTAAACTTCTCTTTTTCTGACTTTGGCTTCTTTATATGTGAAATATTGCAGACCACATAATAGATACTGTTTTCATGTATtttgtaattctgtgttatttaGCCTCATAAAAATTACAAGGATGATGATGAGTGTCTAAATGGGCTCTCCTATCAATATAAAGGTAAAGAAAACTAAAAGAATTGGGAGTTTTGTGAATGTGTTGGTATCTCATCAATTTTATACAGAGTCTAATTCTGACGTGTCAAATGAAGAATTAAGGCAACAACTTCGGGGGGCTATAGAGGTTAGTACTAGTCCTGAATGGGCTTCTTTTGAAATGCTTGTTTattataatgtaataaaatatgtATAATGTTATTTCATTGGAAGATCTTAGAATACCCAGAACTTTTGGGTAAACATGAGTTCTGTCAATCAAAGAGCTAGTTGGGAGACTTAAAAGATTCTGTGCCCCAGGATCTATAAGCCTGAAGGTCACTGTACCCTGTGGATTTTCCAATTCGGGAGTGCAGTGAAGAGGAAGACTCTTTGTTCTAGATTCCCAAAGTGTGGAGGGCCTTAAAGGGGCAATACTACATTTAGCAGCAATCTGTTCATGACACTCTCAGTTTGAAAACTTGGAGCACCAACATGGAAGCTGGCAGGCCTATTTCAAGCCAGCTGTGTTGAAGGGACCCTGGCATGCAGAGCACAGTAAAATCTCAAGGAACATCATCAAGTTTATTAATCAAATATTGGTAAATTGGGATGCTATGATGTACAGTACAAGGAAAAATTGTCATTTGAATGTGTTGTGGTGCAACTTCCGTTAACTGCGGACAAACATAGGAACACAAATCTTATTACTGTCAaagtaaaacaaatacaaaaaacaaCCCTTTACACATTAGTATTGTCTTAGTAACAAGATAAACAAACCACAAAAATGAAAAGCTAAGTAAAGAGAACAAAATAGGAGTCTCCAGCTAAAACCGTGGGATAGTAGCATTCATTCTAGCAGAGTAAAACTATTTCAAGAGGGTATATGGATAAGAGCATAAAGCTTTGGCATAGAGAGGATATGCAAGTCAGAAACCATTCTATTCATCATCAAATAGCATAAAATCTGGGCCCAGTCCCTGAAGGTGCTCAACACCTGGGATTTGCTGAGTACCCTCAACTTCCattaaattcagtgggagttgaagatGTTCAGCAACTCCCAAGAGACACTCTGTACTCAATAGGATCATTCTGCATCATGCATCTGAGAATCAGTTTGCGAGAGAGAGCCTATTTTATTGAAACTTTCTACTTAGTCCTGCAGTTTAAACATGACATACTTCAAAGGAATGATTTGCCAAAGATTTGGCGTGTGCTGCTTCTAGAGACCAAATGTAAGTGGAAACTAAATACAAAGCATATGTGCCTATATAGTCTAGATTGAAGGCTAAAATCACTGGATAAGAAAATTATCATTTTCTAGGAAAAGGACTACTTTTGAAACTCTAAAATACTTTAACTCTTGATTGTGTAGGGCAgacttgtttacctgccgcgtcggcaggttcagctgatcgcggctcccactggccgcggttcgccgtcccaggccaatggaggtggtGGGAAGTGTCGcgagctgagggatgtgctggccgcggcttcccgccgcccccattggcctgggacggtgaatcacggccagtgggagccacgattggccgaacctgccgatgcggcaggtaaacaaactggcccggcccgccagggtgcttaccctggtgagccgcgtgccagaggttgccgacccctggtgtagggcATATACAATCATGTTCTGTACTGAATAAATCAATTGCCATTATCTGTTcaacaaatgtttatttttgtcCATTTGTTTTGAGATATGCAACTGAATGGCTCCACTTGTCACCCAAGTCAGTCCTCCAAATATAGGCACATTTCAGTATCAGTTGCTGAATTAGTGGAACTGTAACAAATGCTGGTTGTCAGTGCTGATTTTGGAGCAGAATCTAGTTCTGGCAACGAGTCAGATTTCTACCACCTACAAATCTGCAAAATGAATTTCAGCTATTAACATGACTGACTTCTTATCTTTAACATGAACTTCGGTTAAAAGTATCCAGGACATTTTTTTCTGAGACCTCATGCTTAACATTGCTTTTCTGCTCTGACTCATCTAAAGTTCCAAGACAGAacttttgtgtttgtgtgtgtgcgtttACTCAGAGTAGGGGCAGGTCATTGTTGCTTGTCACCAGATATGGAAAGGGGGCGGAGGGagggtttttctttttaactctTCGAAATTGCAAACTGACCACTTTGTAAGAGGAGAAGGGAAGGTGATCCAGATATTCTAATGAGGATACAGTTGGGTAGGAGCTTTTTTACTTGGACAGCTGCTTAATTCTCGATATACAAAATAATACTAGAATAGTAtccatatattatataatatccATATACAGTTGTAGTAAAATTAAAAGAAGAAAGCAAAACAGGGCATAGTGTTCAAAAGCCTGTGCCAgaataaacacaaaacaaaagaacTGCAGAATCCAATCAtatgtttttaaagtacatttgcAGAGAATGGGAAAAATAGTAATTGT
The DNA window shown above is from Mauremys mutica isolate MM-2020 ecotype Southern chromosome 6, ASM2049712v1, whole genome shotgun sequence and carries:
- the AK6 gene encoding adenylate kinase isoenzyme 6, yielding MRRPNILLTGTPGVGKTTLGKELAARVGATYVNVGDLAKEGELYEGFDEEYECPILDEDRVIDELEDKMNEGGVIVDYHGCDFFPERWFHIVFVLRTENSFLYDRLESRGYKGKKLQDNIQCEIFQTIYEEAMSSYKEEIVHQLPSNTPEDLERNLDQIVQWIEQWMKDNN